From the Malus domestica chromosome 17, GDT2T_hap1 genome, one window contains:
- the LOC103417061 gene encoding uncharacterized protein isoform X1: protein MDDEAQKMVALKKAYAEIILNTAKEAAARVMASERKALRYQHDLQFTKGEALRVLCRLKQMLDSKTSDAEITSLSQQRKIEEVEAQLQEAEDIITDLRSELKQVWSELERLNNNQVKPLDEQIMREDTSFSDNPTPEPIILSPSGSGHETVPTSGPMNIEVNRGIEHKFFNEMKQSEQLSVPELDKFYAPDSDLASIIMSRKEPELLRNGCTQRIRAFERSLIDEKVLPSGYVDNHNSPGKNELVIKEIDEEERCNLPSFSDNSMEVVNGLSVGKTKSHAKVHTLRRRKTRFGKSKTSRRCRPSELVKSHQPNFVQSHCRIYSLNGNDGSPKEACILPSIKTENVAMTRSSSELEESLQHSSCYFMDIVKNIPKGKRKRKMKSKDGITTSLTSTDQPSSVLSRCRTFAYLHHGGLKSWEDKPNTTENEAKMKPLPRLDPGLTLIGSHVDPISGSASVNVSMKGINRSGAVQDAADKDMELIDVPVLMTESDAMENSEAPSSALNLGSADVSLMNSELKTVKVSLMNSELIHVNASLMKSELKDTSASLMSTELKDARASEQSNGSPSLVDNSRLLKYTFQRKRKNSSRNPGETAAFEENTAKRRTEEKECVAQQPQTTNELSRDSRRLAQVARQLISLSGKRWD, encoded by the exons ATGGACGACGAGGCGCAG AAAATGGTGGCTCTGAAGAAGGCGTACGCGGAGATAATTCTGAACACGGCGAAAGAGGCGGCGGCGAGAGTAATGGCGTCGGAGCGCAAGGCTCTTCGGTACCAGCACGATCTGCAATTTACGAAAGGCGAAGCGCTTCGCGTGCTTTGCCGCTTAAAGCAAATGCTCGATTCCAAG ACTAGTGACGCGGAGATAACATCTTTGAGCCAACAACGAAAGATTGAAGAGGTTGAAGCGCAGCTCCAAGAGGCGGAGGATATCATAACTGATCTGAGATCAGAATTGAAACAAGTATGGAGTGAATTGGAGAGGCTAAATAACAACCAAGTGAAGCCTTTGGACGAACAAATCATGAGGGAAGATACATCATTTTCTGACAATCCGACACCTGAGCCCATCATACTATCTCCTTCAGGTTCAGGACATGAAACTGTTCCAACTTCAGGCCCAATGAACATCGAAGTAAATAGAGGTATTGAGCATAAGTTCTttaatgaaatgaaacaaagtgaGCAGTTAAGTGTTCCTGAATTGGATAAATTTTATGCCCCTGACTCTGACCTTGCCTCAATAATCATGAGCCGTAAGGAGCCAGAGCTGCTCAGAAATGGGTGTACACAGAGAATCCGTGCATTTGAAAGAAGCTTAATTGATGAGAAAGTGCTGCCTTCTGGATACGTAGACAATCACAATTCCCCCGGGAAGAATGAGTTGGTCATCAAAGAAATTGACGAGGAAGAAAGGTGTAATTTGCCCTCTTTTAGCGACAACAGCATGGAAGTAGTTAATGGGTTATCTGTGGGAAAAACCAAAAGTCATGCTAAAGTACACACATTACGCAGAAGAAAGACTCGATTTGGGAAATCCAAAACTTCACGCCGATGTCGTCCTAGTGAGCTCGTGAAATCTCACcaaccaaattttgttcaaTCTCATTGCAGAATATATTCTCTGAATGGAAATGATGGATCCCCTAAAGAAGCTTGCATCCTGCCCTCTATCAAGACCGAGAATGTAGCCATGACAAGAAGTTCCAGTGAGTTGGAAGAAAGTTTGCAGCATAGTAGCTGCTATTTCATGGACATAGTTAAGAATATTccgaagggaaaaagaaaaaggaaaatgaaaagtAAGGATGGCATTACAACCTCACTCACGAGTACTGATCAGCCGTCTTCTGTTCTTTCCCGCTGCAGGACTTTTGCATATTTACATCATGGTGGTTTGAAATCTTGGGAAGATAAACCAAACACAACTGAAAATGAGGCTAAGATGAAGCCATTGCCTCGTCTGGATCCTGGGTTGACATTAATTGGAAGTCATGTGGATCCTATATCAGGGTCAGCTAGTGTCAATGTGAGCATGAAGGGGATCAATAGATCTGGAGCTGTCCAAGATGCAGCAGACAAGGACATGGAGTTGATAGATGTGCCTGTGTTGATGACGGAAAGTGATGCTATGGAGAATTCAGAGGCTCCGAGTTCTGCACTCAACCTTGGTTCTGCTGATGTATCACTAATGAACTCTGAGTTAAAAACTGTCAAAgtatcattgatgaattctgAATTAATACATGTGAATGCATCATTGATGAAATCTGAATTAAAAGATACAAGTGCATCATTGATGAGTACTGAATTAAAAGACGCGAGAGCATCAGAACAATCAAATGGTTCTCCTAGTCTTGTGGACAACAGCAGACTTCTCAAGTACACTTTCCAGAGGAAGCGCAAGAATTCCTCAAGAAACCCTGGTGAAACTGCTGCCTTTGAAGAGAACACTGCTAAGAGGAGGACGGAAGAGAAAGAATGTGTTGCACAACAGCCACAAACGACAAATGAATTATCTAGGGACAGCCGGCGACTAGCTCAGGTTGCTCGACAG CTCATATCGTTGTCTGGGAAGAGATGGGATTAA
- the LOC103417061 gene encoding uncharacterized protein isoform X2: MREDTSFSDNPTPEPIILSPSGSGHETVPTSGPMNIEVNRGIEHKFFNEMKQSEQLSVPELDKFYAPDSDLASIIMSRKEPELLRNGCTQRIRAFERSLIDEKVLPSGYVDNHNSPGKNELVIKEIDEEERCNLPSFSDNSMEVVNGLSVGKTKSHAKVHTLRRRKTRFGKSKTSRRCRPSELVKSHQPNFVQSHCRIYSLNGNDGSPKEACILPSIKTENVAMTRSSSELEESLQHSSCYFMDIVKNIPKGKRKRKMKSKDGITTSLTSTDQPSSVLSRCRTFAYLHHGGLKSWEDKPNTTENEAKMKPLPRLDPGLTLIGSHVDPISGSASVNVSMKGINRSGAVQDAADKDMELIDVPVLMTESDAMENSEAPSSALNLGSADVSLMNSELKTVKVSLMNSELIHVNASLMKSELKDTSASLMSTELKDARASEQSNGSPSLVDNSRLLKYTFQRKRKNSSRNPGETAAFEENTAKRRTEEKECVAQQPQTTNELSRDSRRLAQVARQLISLSGKRWD; encoded by the exons ATGAGGGAAGATACATCATTTTCTGACAATCCGACACCTGAGCCCATCATACTATCTCCTTCAGGTTCAGGACATGAAACTGTTCCAACTTCAGGCCCAATGAACATCGAAGTAAATAGAGGTATTGAGCATAAGTTCTttaatgaaatgaaacaaagtgaGCAGTTAAGTGTTCCTGAATTGGATAAATTTTATGCCCCTGACTCTGACCTTGCCTCAATAATCATGAGCCGTAAGGAGCCAGAGCTGCTCAGAAATGGGTGTACACAGAGAATCCGTGCATTTGAAAGAAGCTTAATTGATGAGAAAGTGCTGCCTTCTGGATACGTAGACAATCACAATTCCCCCGGGAAGAATGAGTTGGTCATCAAAGAAATTGACGAGGAAGAAAGGTGTAATTTGCCCTCTTTTAGCGACAACAGCATGGAAGTAGTTAATGGGTTATCTGTGGGAAAAACCAAAAGTCATGCTAAAGTACACACATTACGCAGAAGAAAGACTCGATTTGGGAAATCCAAAACTTCACGCCGATGTCGTCCTAGTGAGCTCGTGAAATCTCACcaaccaaattttgttcaaTCTCATTGCAGAATATATTCTCTGAATGGAAATGATGGATCCCCTAAAGAAGCTTGCATCCTGCCCTCTATCAAGACCGAGAATGTAGCCATGACAAGAAGTTCCAGTGAGTTGGAAGAAAGTTTGCAGCATAGTAGCTGCTATTTCATGGACATAGTTAAGAATATTccgaagggaaaaagaaaaaggaaaatgaaaagtAAGGATGGCATTACAACCTCACTCACGAGTACTGATCAGCCGTCTTCTGTTCTTTCCCGCTGCAGGACTTTTGCATATTTACATCATGGTGGTTTGAAATCTTGGGAAGATAAACCAAACACAACTGAAAATGAGGCTAAGATGAAGCCATTGCCTCGTCTGGATCCTGGGTTGACATTAATTGGAAGTCATGTGGATCCTATATCAGGGTCAGCTAGTGTCAATGTGAGCATGAAGGGGATCAATAGATCTGGAGCTGTCCAAGATGCAGCAGACAAGGACATGGAGTTGATAGATGTGCCTGTGTTGATGACGGAAAGTGATGCTATGGAGAATTCAGAGGCTCCGAGTTCTGCACTCAACCTTGGTTCTGCTGATGTATCACTAATGAACTCTGAGTTAAAAACTGTCAAAgtatcattgatgaattctgAATTAATACATGTGAATGCATCATTGATGAAATCTGAATTAAAAGATACAAGTGCATCATTGATGAGTACTGAATTAAAAGACGCGAGAGCATCAGAACAATCAAATGGTTCTCCTAGTCTTGTGGACAACAGCAGACTTCTCAAGTACACTTTCCAGAGGAAGCGCAAGAATTCCTCAAGAAACCCTGGTGAAACTGCTGCCTTTGAAGAGAACACTGCTAAGAGGAGGACGGAAGAGAAAGAATGTGTTGCACAACAGCCACAAACGACAAATGAATTATCTAGGGACAGCCGGCGACTAGCTCAGGTTGCTCGACAG CTCATATCGTTGTCTGGGAAGAGATGGGATTAA